The nucleotide sequence ttaaagctgtgtgctgccacgcctggccatccatgtttattgtatgCACATTAGCCAAGTTATGAAGTAAGCCTAGGtttccatcaacaaatgaatgggtAAAGACATATAGTATATGTATTATTATTCAGCCATTAGAAATGAAACGATGCCATTTGGGGAACATAGATGGAACCAGCAATGCTCATATTAAGTGAAATTATACAGGCTTTGAAATACTAATAACATACATATGCTTTATCTCCTATATTTTATATTGattcaaaaaaatcacacacacacacacacacacgattgcCATAAAAGCAGAAGCAAGACTGGGGAGCAAACTGAGACTATGGTACAAGTAAGGAGAAGGAATGTAGAGGGTATAGAGGATGAATATAGTCAAATTTCATGATGTGTGAGAATGGAAACGCCTTTATGAAACCAATCACTATGTATAATGAACCTATGctaataaatgaaatttagaTTATAGCTACCATCTTAGCAGAGGGATGACAAAACATTGTCAAGCTCCTTTCATGTTTTAGCTATTGATTATTATCCAAGTAATTTTATTACTCAAATTGAGTcatggagagaggaaaagaatcaTCCACAATCAGACGACCTTTAGACTTCAGGTGGTTTGCTTGATGTAAAGACTCTACTGTCCGTGTTACGGCCACCAAAGCCTCAGTAGACAGTAGGCTGATTTTCTTCAGAGAATCAGGAAGGGTTTCGCTGAGGGTATAGCAttagatttgggggctggagagatggattagctgttgaggagcttgcctccaaagccaaaggacccaggtttgtttacCCAGCacccaataataaataaataaaaataaaaattgaattggaTTTGGGTGTGATTTGTAGAATGAGAGAAATGCTTGGATAAGGGCTGGAAGGCAGCAAAGAGAGAAGCAGCCGACATGGCAGCGAGGGCCAGCTCCGTCCTGAGGATGTCACGTGGAGGAGCACGGGCGTGTTTGCTCCCTGCCTCTTCTCTTCCACGGATGACAGCTCAGAAGTGGTAGCTGTGTGCCCAGTGCTCTCTCCCTCGCTCTTGGGTGAGCCTGGGTCTGTCCTGCCCCAGATCCTCGGAGCTGGGACAGTAGGGGTCTTCTGTCATTCCCGGGTGGGGCTCACACCCTTCCCCATACATTTGGCTCGAAGCTTGAGCTGGCACTTATGTGCACACCAAGGGCAGCCAAATCCTCAACAAGGAAGGACTTCACTTAATTGCTCCTTATGGGTCCACTTAAACAATGGCTGTGAACAATTCCCAAGGGTCTCTCAGATGGGGGACAAGCTGTGCTATGGATGAGCCAAAACTTCTTGGCATATGAGCTTAAGTAGGGGAAGGAAATCTTTGTTGTGAGTCTGCACTGACCCTGCCATGGCTGATGCGCTGACTCAGTGTCAGCGTGCTTCCAACCTCAGCTGTCACTGACAGAGAGACGGGCCTCCGGGAGATGTCTTCACAATGGTGAAAGACCTCAAGGTAATTATGTGTATTCTGAGCATTGTTTGTTCCATTGGGTGATATTAAAGTACTGGGAAGTTCTGTTGTGATGCATCTGCATAATATGGCTCATAACTATATAACAGACCAGTCAGTGTTTGGAGAACCCAGAGCAAGTGACGTTGGAATATTTCTCCCTGGGTATGATTGCTGGTTGGGGATCAAATGAATTCAATGATGGAGAAATGGGAAACCCAAGATTGCTGGGAGTTTAGGGTTTGTCTTAAACAGCACAACGCAGCAAAAGTCACCACAGTTATTGATGGATAACCTACttcttgacctttttttttaacatttgataGAACTTCATAATAGGTGGGTACTGACATATTACACAGCAAGGTATTGTGTCTTCACAGCAAAGATGGCAACCCAAAAGCCTGTGTCTAGGTCCTGGCTTTATCACTGGTTCCCTGTATGAAGGGGGGAGGTCACTTAGatacactttagcccaggctttcctggaattaactctactctcaaggtggcttcaaactcatggctatccccctacctctgcctcccgagtgctgatataaaggcatgcaccacttttctttttcattacatAGTTGGGCAAAAAATCCTTGAACATCTACAAAATTCCTTTCAGATTTAAAGCTATGAAATTTAGTAGACTTGGGAATTTTGATGTTTAGCTTTTTGTTCTTGACTGAGGTTTAAAGTGGTAATATCTACCTTATCATATTATATTAacttatattaaataaataaataaataatatatatatatatatatatatatatatatatatatatatataaactatatgtCCTGTATGAAAATCCTGAGCTCCTTTAGAGGTAAAAATAGTGGAGGTAATATGTTCTATATTATTAATTATCtttaacattgtgtgtgtgtgtgttcaaggtcATTGTGTTGTCTGGATGTAGCTTGTAAGAATGTAGCAGATGTTTAACCTTGGATATAGATAAGTTAAATCTCTTATTCTTTCCCTTCTCATCCTTTGTAATGGTCTTAGGAGGCTTGATGAGCTTTAGAAGCAATGTCCTGAAACCTCATGGGAGAAATGTCTTTGTTCTCTCCAGAAGAAATGGCTGGCTGAGACTTCATGATCATTCTCACAGATGGGTGGTACGACCTGAATTGTAGCTGATGCCAGGGCATTGGTTGTAAGCCTGCCATACTTTAGTGTCAAATGCTTGAATTGAattcttaatataaaaaaaacaaacattttcttaacattttagtAAGTACAGActtgaagagaaggaaagagtgaaTGTGGTAGCATGCTGACTTATTGTCGATCATGCAGTGTGCACCAGCTTGACACGGTTATGCTGCAACTGTCACTTGTGCTAGCTGTTCTGTGTTGAAGAGCCAGGTACAGGGCTGGTGGCCAGAAAGGAAGTCCTGAGACACACGAGCACGTGGACCAACCTTAGAAAGCACGCTGGGTGACCTGGTCAGTAGCATGTGTAATGTTCCAGATACAGATGTCAGTACAGAGTCCTGAAGGgacaacaaagagagaatggcccTTTGTCCCCTAGGAAGGGGCTGTTTGGCAGAGGTGGGGTGAGCATGTACTGTGCTGTTGAGAAGGGGGGGTTTCCTGAGAATAGGTAGCAAGAACAAACTCAAGAGAGCCTGGTGAGGCCCATTGAGGTGGTTGCAGCTGTGACTTGGGCTCTGGGAGTTAGCACAGGTAGGAAGAGTCTGCAGAGAAAGGTGCTTCCAAGAGGAGCAGCTGGGAATATTACAGCAGTGGAGAGTCTCTGAAGAATTGTTCGTCTTACATGATCTGGTCGCCCTTCAACAAGTCCATTctaggaaaaagaaatagaaaaaaatattcaaaggcaaagaaattaaaatcagTCACAATCCATCTCTAATCATTAAACTCTGATCTATCATTTAACATCTGAGGACACATAGACATTATCATGtttggtctttcttttttctttgtcttccctccctttttcttcccttccttccttccttccttcctttgtttttccttcttcccttccttcctttcttcattccttcctttcttctctttttctctcttttgtctccttcctttgttcattcattccttccttcctacttctcttccttccttccttctgtctttcttctctttttctctcttttgtctctttccttcctttgtttattcattccttctttccttcctttctttaaacCCCAAGTGTTATACAGTTGTGcactttattttaattgtttaaatgtaatttaaaaagtatCAGCAGGATACTTCCAAAGCACCATCTTGATAAGAACAGAGTATTAAATCAACATTCATAATAAACTCCTTTTAGAGAGTATAGGTAGCTTTTCTGTTTCTAGTTATAAGTAATGCTGATTTGAAAACTGGGAGATGTTTTACATTATTTCCCTAGGATAAATTTGCAGAAAGGAAAGTTTTGTTAAACAGAAAAACACATGTTtacaggttcacatcttaattcttttaaaatcagCACACACATTATTAGATATTACTATGCCATTTTCAAGCCTAATCTCTTTCTGTAGATCATCCTTCCCTCCTACCCTGCGGTCACCCCTCCTTCATTCCTCCACCACCCCTGTATCCCCTTTTCCATCTCCATGTCATGTGTTCTACTGCACTTTCCTCAATACCTCTTGTACCCACTTGGGGTCCCCAAGagagcatgtgacatttgtctttctgcgtCTGTGTCACCACATTTAATGTAATAATTTCCAGATCCATTTTCTCACAAACTTCacgacttcatttttctttacaactgaataaaattcTGTCGTGTGTGTCCCCATTTTCACTCTCCGCTCACACGCTGCTCTTTGCTTACGTGAGAGAGGTGTCTCGGTTCAGTTTGTTCTCACGATCTGTGTCTTTCCTTCAGACATGGGATCAGGGATGGGCTAAACGTGGCAGTGACCTTCCTCGTGACCCCGTTTCCGTCTCTTTCTAGCCCTGAAACCTCCCGAAGCTAGGAGTGGAGAATTGCCTGCTGGTCCCTGACGTCGCCCTCAGTCAAGGACCATGAGTAATCAGACGCCAGTGACGGAGTTCATCCTGCAGGGCTTTTCTGAGCACCCGGAGTCCCAGCTGCTCCTGTTCAGCTGTTTCTTCTCCCTCTACTCTGTGGCCCTCACGGGCAATGTGCTCATCATCTTGGCCATCACCTGCAACCCTGCGCTTCACACACCCATGTACTTTCTCCTGCTCAACTTGGCTACCATGGACATTATCTGTACCTCTTCCATCATGCCCAAGGCGCTGAAGGGTCTGATGTCAGAGAGGAACCCCATCTCCTACGGGGGCTGCATGGCTCAGCTCTACTTCCTTACGTGGTCTGCATCCTCCGAGCTGCTCCTCCTCACAGTCATGGCCTATGACCGCTACGCAGCCATCTGCCACCCCCTGCACTACAGCTCCCTCATGAGCACGGCGGTCTGCGGCGCCTTAGCTGCTGGGGTGTGGGGGCTCTGTGCCTTTAACTCTGCCATCCACACTGCCCTCATGACACGTCTGGATTTCTGTGGCCCCAATCTCATCACACACTTCTTCTGTGAGGCCCCTCCTCTGCTGCTTCTGTCCTGCAGCTCCACCTACATGAACAGTGTCATGATTGTCTTGGCTGATGCCTTCTATGGCATATTCAACTTCCTGATGACCATCGTGTCCTACGGCTTCATCATCTCCAGCATCCTGAAGATGCGCACTGCAGAGGGGAAGCGGAAAGCCTTCTCCACCTGCTCTTCCCACCTCCTCGTGGTGTGCATGTACTACACCGCCGTCTTCTACGCCTACATCAGTCCTGTGTCCAGCTACAGCGCGGAGAAGAGCAAGGTGGCTGGTGTGTTGTACACCATGCTGAGCCCTACCCTCAACCCCCTCATCTACACTTTGAGAAACAAGGAGGTCAAAGCAGCCCTCAGGAAGCTGTTTCCTTTCCTCAGGAATTGAAATGTGATTCCAAAAGCTCTTCTAGAGTCCCTTGTGTACACTCTGCCAAGTGAGCAACCTGCACCCCTCAGCTGCCACCTCGTCAGACACCCTCTTGCGCCCAGCTCTGTCCTAGCCCCAGGATCCTCCTACTGGGTCTCTCCACCTTGTCAGGCCACCAGGCACTTCCAGATGCAAGTCCCGAAGGCCACCCTggtcctccagctccccacaggcCACCAGTCTTCTCAGGCACACGTCCCTGAGGCCACCTAGGTCCCCCTGCCCCATAGTTGCCCTTAGAGTCCACCAGGCACTCCCTGGTGCAGGTCCCAAAGGCCACCAGGGTCCCTTCAGGGCCTCGTGTCCAGTCCTTAACACAACCATGTTGGAAGTTATTGTAGAAGGCTTTGTCCAGCAGCATTTCTTACTGCAGCCCACAGAGCCCAACAGACTGAGGCAGATGTAGTCATTGACGCCCACGAACCACTGGCTGCCGGTGGCCACTTTGACTGTAAGGAGGGCATGGATTGCCTGTGGACACAGAGTGCCAGTCCTAGCATCGCAGCTGATGCAGACCCTGTGCCTGTGGCTTCTGGTCACTCTGGTCAGCGACTGCCCAGTCTGGCCTGTGGTCACTGCCCTGACTGGGATCCAGTCCCTCCTTCTgccccaggccccgccccttcccccCAGCAAGATTGCTGGCCCCTCacctcctacctcatcctaccCTCTTATGGTGCTGGTGGGGAGGGGGTCCCATATTCTTGTGTCCTTCTACTTCGCGTAGTAAGTGTCCTGCAGTCACGGGACTAGGCATTCTAGCTGTAGCCCCTCATACACTTATGCTTTCaatctctcattctctgcttccacTCCTCTGGCTTCCTTCCTGCCTCGGCTTCCCTCATTACCAGTGAGTGCACTTTCTACAAGGGCTGGGTTGAACTCCGAGGACCCCTAGAATTCGAGGTATAGTTCCAACCGTCATGCAGGGTCCCCGTGGTGAGTGGCAAGACTGCGCGCCCATGCTGCAGTTCAATGTGCAGAGGAGGCCACCCGATAGGATACGGATGGCATCTGGATCAGAGACCTGTGTCTTGGCTTCTTCACAGACCCGAGCGGGGTTCCTCTCTGAGCTAGGTGCCTGCGAACACCATGCTGGGGAGACTGCcgctggggagggggaggcttGGCATCCAGGGAGAGGAGTGGACGGGGCAGGAGGCGGAGACCCTCATTCTGTGCGTGTAGGGCCGACTGGAAGTCAGTCGGGGCAATTGCTGCTTCGTGTGATGAAGTCTTGCCAACGGCTGGGAATCTCAGGGAGGAGACAGCCCCGCAAGAATTCCAGGTGTCCTTGCCTTTTCCTGTGGAGTGAGCTGCTCTGCAGTGTGGACGGAGCCTGGCAGGGATGTGATGGAAGGTGTTGTGTGTTGGAGGGAAGCTTCTTGAGCCTGTGACATGGTCTCAATAGTCCTTTCCCGCTCCATTCTTACCGTCTCCTCCTGCTCCCCACACCAGCCTAGCACAGGGTCCGACTACAGCCCACACTCAGTAACAGTTAATTTAGCTGAACTGAATTTCCAAAGGGTGCGTTCTGTGAGTCAGTAGGTATGTAAGCTCACCAGGGCTCCACCTGGTGGTGATGACTGCTGTGTCCTTGGCCTGGCGGGACCATGGGCTTGCCAGAGAGGTGAGCCTGGCCTCTCATTCCTGGAATGATTTCAACGGGAAGGACTTTATCAAAAGGCAGGAACCAAAGCGGATTTCTGGCACTGATGTGTGGGATAGGGAAGGCTGTGGACACAGTTGAGATGGGGTGCATGGAGATAGGTTCAGAGTAGGGAGGTGTTCTGGGACTCAATCTTAATGGCAAAATATTGCTGCAGACTCCTAAGGTGTGGTGAAGGTTAGTTGTTGAGTTATCCCTTAACTTTAagaaagacttctttttttttttcttgagaatgAATGACTACACTTTTCTGACAaaagtcataaaatattttagacaaTGTGGAATATGTAGAAAAGACTGATATGGAAGAAATAAACTTcttaaaaacacagaaaagtgACTTGCAAAGTTTGTTACATTTGATAGCATTTTAGTACCCTTAAGAGTACATGCTATTTGCCCTTTCATGtacatttttacatttatgtCTTTATGGGATGCATTTTCCTAtgtaattcatttaaaattatccTAACTGCATAATATTCAATTAAATGTCACCATTATCTCCCATTAAAATCCCCCATATAGTTGGAAAGCTAAGTTGCTCCAACTCATAAATAATGCCATAGttcatctttcattttatttattggagagagaacaaaagacaaagagagagagagagagagagagagagaaagaatggacataacAGGGCATCTATCCatagccaacaaactccagacatatgtgcctccctgtgcatctggcttatgtggttacaggggaatcaaacctgggtccttaggcttcacaggcaagtaaatgccttaaccactaagtcatctctccaaccctagcatatctttttcctgaaaaattttgttaaattttttgaaaatattttatttatttatctctttgagaagggtgggggagagagaccctctagccacttcaaatgaacttcagattcatgcaccaccatgcacatcagACTTGTcatgggctctttttttttttttaaatatttatttatttatttgagagcaacagagaaagaaagaggcaggcagagagagagaatgggtgcaccagggcctccagccactgcaaatgaactccagacgcatatgtccccttgtgcatctggctaacgtggttcatggggaatcgaaccttgaaccggggtccttaggcttcacaggcaagcatcttaaccactaaacatctctccagccctgtaaaagcTATTTAAAGTTAGCAacctagaaacatttttttttaatattttt is from Jaculus jaculus isolate mJacJac1 chromosome 18, mJacJac1.mat.Y.cur, whole genome shotgun sequence and encodes:
- the LOC123455813 gene encoding olfactory receptor 13A1-like, with translation MSNQTPVTEFILQGFSEHPESQLLLFSCFFSLYSVALTGNVLIILAITCNPALHTPMYFLLLNLATMDIICTSSIMPKALKGLMSERNPISYGGCMAQLYFLTWSASSELLLLTVMAYDRYAAICHPLHYSSLMSTAVCGALAAGVWGLCAFNSAIHTALMTRLDFCGPNLITHFFCEAPPLLLLSCSSTYMNSVMIVLADAFYGIFNFLMTIVSYGFIISSILKMRTAEGKRKAFSTCSSHLLVVCMYYTAVFYAYISPVSSYSAEKSKVAGVLYTMLSPTLNPLIYTLRNKEVKAALRKLFPFLRN